A genomic region of Ignavibacteria bacterium contains the following coding sequences:
- a CDS encoding alginate lyase family protein codes for MNAFLRKIKIAYIHFIRKPVFILRVKFKLFFYPKKFKSFYFIPSNEFLSNEFAQSLSEIESTEKIISEANLVLENKFQTLGSDLVFLGQEINWHQDFKSGRIWNKDFYTKIDSKHSVIGSDIKVPWELSRFHQAQWLAKAFIISKDEKYSKKFFELVENWIDQNPFCYGVNWNCAMEVAIRAVNWIFALHIFKVSNHFDKKLEQKIYSSLYQHGLFIRNNLEYGRRNGNHYLSDLMGLIWLGAFFYNHSFGKKWFRFAQKELEREIQTQVFDDGVDYEKSTYYQRLVTEILMFSYYAAIKIQKPFSSKFKDKLHKMFHFISAYLLDDEVPNIGDCDDGRVIKFNFFEKVSEMRNLLSIGAVLFEASLLKSKAAKIFCDVLFLFGTEGYQKFKRLNQIESEHKSISFPNGGFYILRNDDYFIFFDAGDIGMNGWGGHGHNDTFSFELAYKQKRFIVDSGTYVYTPDPELRQKFRSTAAHNTIMVDGVELVEFLNLFRIKEDFTNPKILTTQLNHDVVDYIEAEHYAYTRLKNPIAVRRKLELHKLNKHLIIQDTFSGDGPNKIEIFFHFHPEVKVNKIATSVYLLSRDDHKLKIEFPHFGNFIDRLEGSLYSESYGKLTQNLRLRIIIDKKNQHHNSFITLIKPVD; via the coding sequence ATGAACGCTTTTTTAAGAAAGATTAAAATAGCTTATATACACTTTATAAGAAAACCAGTTTTCATCTTGCGCGTTAAGTTTAAATTATTTTTTTACCCAAAGAAATTTAAATCATTTTATTTCATTCCAAGTAATGAATTTCTATCTAACGAATTCGCTCAAAGTTTAAGTGAAATTGAATCAACTGAAAAGATTATAAGTGAAGCCAATTTAGTTCTAGAAAACAAATTCCAAACTTTAGGTTCAGATTTAGTCTTTCTAGGTCAGGAAATAAACTGGCATCAAGATTTTAAGTCTGGTAGAATTTGGAATAAAGATTTCTATACAAAAATTGATTCAAAGCATTCGGTGATTGGCAGCGATATCAAAGTTCCATGGGAATTAAGTCGATTTCATCAAGCACAATGGCTGGCTAAAGCCTTTATAATTTCAAAAGATGAGAAATACTCAAAAAAATTTTTCGAGCTTGTTGAAAACTGGATCGATCAAAATCCATTTTGTTACGGTGTTAATTGGAACTGCGCAATGGAAGTAGCTATCCGAGCTGTTAACTGGATATTTGCTCTCCACATCTTTAAAGTTTCAAATCATTTCGACAAAAAACTTGAGCAAAAAATTTATTCATCACTTTATCAGCACGGACTTTTTATTCGCAATAACCTTGAATACGGAAGAAGAAATGGTAATCACTATTTAAGCGATTTGATGGGCTTGATCTGGTTAGGTGCATTTTTCTATAATCATTCATTTGGCAAGAAATGGTTTAGATTTGCTCAAAAGGAACTGGAACGAGAAATTCAAACTCAAGTTTTTGATGATGGTGTTGATTACGAAAAATCAACTTATTACCAAAGACTTGTAACAGAAATTTTAATGTTCTCTTATTACGCAGCAATAAAAATCCAAAAACCTTTTTCATCTAAATTCAAAGACAAACTTCACAAGATGTTTCATTTCATCTCTGCTTACCTTCTTGATGACGAAGTCCCAAACATTGGCGATTGCGATGATGGCAGAGTGATTAAATTCAACTTCTTCGAAAAAGTAAGTGAAATGAGAAATCTATTATCAATCGGAGCTGTTCTGTTTGAAGCTTCATTACTGAAATCTAAAGCTGCAAAAATTTTCTGTGATGTTTTATTTTTGTTCGGCACTGAAGGTTATCAAAAATTTAAGAGATTAAATCAAATCGAAAGTGAACATAAGTCTATCTCTTTTCCAAATGGCGGCTTTTACATTTTAAGAAATGATGATTACTTCATTTTCTTCGATGCAGGCGATATTGGAATGAATGGCTGGGGTGGTCATGGTCATAACGATACTTTTAGTTTTGAACTTGCTTACAAACAAAAAAGATTCATTGTTGATTCAGGTACTTATGTTTACACTCCTGATCCAGAACTAAGACAGAAATTCCGTTCGACTGCGGCTCACAACACAATAATGGTTGACGGCGTCGAACTTGTTGAATTCTTGAATCTTTTTAGAATTAAAGAAGATTTTACGAATCCAAAAATTTTAACAACTCAACTTAATCACGATGTAGTTGACTACATTGAAGCCGAACATTACGCCTACACCCGCTTGAAAAATCCAATTGCCGTGAGAAGAAAATTAGAATTACATAAATTAAATAAACATTTAATTATTCAAGATACTTTCTCAGGAGATGGTCCGAATAAAATTGAGATATTCTTTCATTTCCATCCAGAAGTCAAAGTAAATAAAATTGCAACTTCGGTTTATTTGTTAAGCAGAGATGATCATAAACTAAAAATAGAATTTCCTCATTTTGGAAATTTTATAGATAGGCTTGAAGGAAGTCTATATTCAGAGAGTTATGGTAAATTAACTCAAAACCTCAGACTAAGAATTATAATTGACAAAAAAAATCAACATCACAATTCTTTTATTACGCTAATTAAACCGGTAGACTAA
- a CDS encoding carbohydrate kinase family protein — MKIAVIGHPCIDLIHRGENITKSYGGVIYSLIGLLVVVNDTDEIYPVFRINEDEFTSYFQFLNVYPQLKFDLIEKSNSPMNLVHLFFEGENLNFECYQSTAPKIQIKNLIEKIPTDTNFLINMISGFEIDLEDLNFIRKNFSGKIYFDFHTLTRGMNEEGKRVYRPLSNWREWAKLCDVIQMNEMERENLTEEKFSEFEFALEALNAGTKIINITKGSKGAITYFEENGEIKNITVEPAKNLIFKSNVGCGDIFGAVFAYNYFRNEKIETCLKKAVEISSKRIEIEKIENIIEYLHSK; from the coding sequence ATGAAAATTGCTGTTATAGGTCATCCCTGCATTGACCTTATTCATCGAGGTGAAAACATAACTAAATCTTATGGCGGAGTTATATACAGTTTGATTGGTCTATTAGTAGTTGTAAATGATACAGATGAGATATATCCTGTATTCCGAATAAACGAAGATGAATTCACAAGTTATTTTCAATTTCTGAATGTATATCCTCAACTTAAATTTGATTTAATCGAAAAATCTAATTCCCCGATGAATCTTGTTCACTTATTTTTTGAAGGTGAAAATTTAAATTTTGAATGTTATCAATCAACGGCTCCAAAGATTCAAATCAAAAACTTGATTGAGAAAATTCCGACTGATACAAATTTTTTAATCAATATGATTAGCGGATTTGAAATCGATCTTGAGGATTTAAATTTTATTCGAAAAAACTTTTCTGGAAAGATTTATTTTGATTTCCATACATTAACACGTGGAATGAATGAAGAAGGCAAAAGAGTTTATCGCCCATTGAGTAATTGGAGAGAATGGGCAAAACTTTGTGATGTAATTCAAATGAATGAGATGGAGCGAGAAAATCTCACAGAAGAAAAATTTTCCGAGTTTGAATTTGCTCTGGAAGCATTAAATGCTGGAACAAAAATCATAAACATCACAAAAGGTTCGAAGGGAGCTATAACTTATTTCGAAGAAAATGGTGAAATCAAAAATATTACCGTTGAACCGGCTAAAAATTTAATTTTTAAGAGCAATGTTGGTTGCGGCGATATATTTGGTGCAGTATTCGCTTATAATTATTTTCGCAACGAAAAAATTGAAACTTGCTTAAAAAAGGCAGTTGAAATTTCTTCTAAAAGAATTGAAATAGAAAAAATTGAAAACATAATTGAATATCTTCATTCTAAATAA
- the rfbD gene encoding dTDP-4-dehydrorhamnose reductase translates to MSLIKTRILIVGCNGLLGQALVNYYSKRNDVELHLASVEEQFVGDNLFTYSQIDISKRAEVKKLFLDFFPDIVINAAAYTDVDGCEINRELAWNVNVNGVKHLVEGCRIVDAKLVHLSTDFIFDGQNGPYHEDDRPNPISYYGRTKFASENEIKIGGINYLIIRTNVLYGVQKGVKKDFIEWVVENLSQSKQINVVTDQWNNPTYVEDLVNGITLAIDKMKNGIYNIGGLEYLSRYDFAIKIAEIFNLDKNLINPTTTDKLNQKAKRPLRGGLIILKAQAELGYKPHTIEENLLDIKSKLGM, encoded by the coding sequence ATGAGTTTAATAAAAACAAGAATTTTAATCGTAGGATGCAATGGCTTGCTGGGACAGGCACTTGTAAATTACTATTCAAAGAGAAATGATGTCGAATTACATTTAGCTTCAGTTGAAGAACAATTTGTAGGAGATAATCTCTTCACTTACTCTCAAATCGATATTTCAAAACGAGCTGAAGTAAAAAAACTTTTCTTAGATTTTTTCCCTGATATTGTTATAAATGCCGCAGCTTATACCGATGTGGATGGCTGCGAAATAAATCGTGAACTCGCATGGAATGTTAATGTCAATGGTGTCAAACATTTAGTTGAAGGTTGTCGAATCGTTGATGCAAAACTTGTTCATCTCTCAACTGATTTTATATTTGATGGACAAAATGGACCATACCATGAGGATGATCGACCAAATCCAATCTCATATTATGGAAGAACAAAATTTGCAAGCGAGAATGAAATCAAAATCGGTGGAATTAATTATTTAATAATCAGAACCAATGTTTTATATGGAGTTCAGAAAGGCGTTAAAAAAGATTTTATTGAATGGGTTGTCGAAAATTTATCTCAGAGTAAACAAATTAATGTTGTAACTGACCAATGGAACAACCCAACTTATGTCGAAGATCTTGTAAATGGAATTACTTTAGCAATTGATAAAATGAAAAATGGTATCTATAACATTGGCGGATTGGAATATTTAAGTCGATACGATTTTGCCATTAAAATAGCCGAGATTTTTAACCTCGATAAAAATTTAATTAATCCGACAACAACTGATAAACTTAACCAGAAAGCGAAACGACCTTTAAGAGGTGGATTGATTATTTTGAAAGCTCAGGCTGAACTTGGGTATAAACCTCACACAATTGAAGAAAATCTCCTCGATATAAAGTCAAAACTGGGAATGTAA
- a CDS encoding HAD-IIA family hydrolase — protein sequence MHEILQRFNGFIFDLDGTIYRETKLIDGAKEVFQKLNALKKKYVFVSNRTTSTKTQYKEKLNSFGIDCDEDQIITSAEVTKNYLMKNHKDENVFVIGEPIFIDYLKSSGIKIANHKIDIVLITLDRTLSFDKIYQAQKALQSGARFFAANADLTCPIEDDEILDAGYTITALENLTGKKLEINFGKPSKFIIKEVLKRISLLKQECILIGDRLETDILMAKQNQISSALVLSGVTKKEQLSISPINPDYILNSIADLIKE from the coding sequence TTGCACGAAATTTTACAACGTTTTAATGGTTTTATTTTTGACTTGGACGGAACAATTTATCGCGAAACTAAACTAATTGATGGAGCAAAAGAAGTTTTTCAAAAATTAAATGCTTTAAAGAAAAAATATGTCTTCGTGTCCAATCGAACTACCTCCACAAAAACTCAATACAAAGAAAAATTAAACTCATTTGGAATTGATTGTGATGAAGATCAAATCATTACTTCCGCAGAAGTCACTAAAAATTATTTAATGAAAAATCATAAGGACGAAAATGTCTTCGTTATTGGTGAACCAATTTTTATTGACTACTTGAAAAGTTCTGGAATTAAAATAGCAAATCATAAGATTGATATTGTTCTCATCACATTGGATCGGACATTATCATTTGATAAAATCTACCAGGCTCAGAAAGCGCTTCAAAGCGGAGCAAGATTCTTTGCAGCCAATGCCGATTTAACCTGTCCAATTGAAGACGATGAAATTTTAGATGCGGGCTATACAATTACAGCTCTTGAAAATCTAACAGGTAAAAAATTAGAAATTAATTTTGGTAAACCCTCAAAATTTATAATAAAGGAAGTGTTGAAAAGAATTTCACTTCTAAAACAAGAATGTATTTTGATTGGCGATCGGCTTGAGACAGATATATTGATGGCGAAACAAAATCAAATATCATCAGCACTCGTATTGAGTGGAGTAACCAAAAAAGAGCAGCTTTCAATTAGCCCCATCAATCCAGATTATATCTTAAATTCTATCGCTGACTTAATT